The genomic segment ACTGCGAGGTCGACGTGACGCTCTCCAGGTTCGGTACCGCCTGGATGGCGTCCTCGATCGGGGTGGTGACCTGCTCCTCGACCACCTGCGGCGAGGCACCCTGATCGGTGATCATCACCGCCGCGATCGGGAACTGCAGCGACGGCAGCAGTTGCTGCCGCAGTGATGGAATGGAGTACGCCCCGAAGCCGATGATCACGACGGTGATCAGGGCGACGAGGCTACGGTTGGCGAGACTGAGCCGGGACAGCAGCCACATACTGGCTTTCCCCTCGTTGTCCGGGGCCGCGGGCGAGGTGCCCATCTGCGATCTGACCGCGGTGATCGCGCCGCCACACGGACCCGCCAGTCCGGCGCGCGGCCTCGATCACTAGTACGGTTCAGAGAAACAGTTTGGCTGACCCGAAGTATCCGGTCGGCACCGACCCCCGGTCCGACACGGAAAGTGGCCGGACGGATACCAGACGGATGGGGAGACGGACGTGGCCACCGGCGACGAGCTGATCGGCAGGATCCTGGCGGACGGGCGGCGGCTGCAGCAGGCCGCGACCCGGTTGCGACCCAGCCCGATGCTCGACCTCAACCTCACCATGCAGCAGCTCAAGGTGCTGATCGCGCTGGCCCGCGGCGCCAGCTCCGGCCAGGCGCTCACCGAGGTGCTCGGCGTCCGGCTCGCCACCGTCACCGGCATCGTCGACCGGCTCGCCGCCCAGCAGCTGGTCAGCCGGCGGGAGGATCCGCACGACCGGCGGGTGCGGCGGGTGGAACTGACCGCCGCCGGCCGCCGGCTGCTGGACCGGCTCAACGAGGCCGGCGAGTTCGCCACCCGACGGCTGCTGGAACGACTCGACACCGACGGCCTGCGCACCGTCGCGGCGGCGATCCGGTTGCTCTGCGAGGCCGCCGAGGACGAGGCCGGCCGCGACGAGACGGCGGCCGGACACGAAACGACGGCCGACCCGCTGCGGGGTCGGCCGTCGTGACGGTCGTGTTGGCTGGTCAGGCTGCGTCCAGGCCACCGGAACCGGCCAGCTCGCGCAGCCGGTGCAGCGCCTGGATCTCCAGCTGCCGGATCCGCTCCCGGGACAGCGAGAACCGCTGCGCCACCTCGGTGAGCGAGTGCTCCCGGCCGTCGTCCAGCCCGTACCGGGCGCGGACGATCCCGGCGGAGCGGTCGTCCAGGTGGCCGAGCAGGCCGTCCACCCGGTCGCGCTCCATCCCGGCCAGCACCAGGTCCTCCGGGCTGGGCGAGTCGGTGTCGGCCACCAGGTCACCGAGGTTGGTGTCGCCGTCGTCGCCCACCGGGGTGTCCAGCGACACGGTGTCCTGCGACCAGCGCTTGAGTTCGTTGATCCGCTCGACGCTGACCCCGAGCGCCTTCGCCAGCTGCTCGGCCTCGGGCTCCTGGCCCAGTTCACGGGTGAGCTGACGGGTCATGTTGCGCATCCGGTTGACGTCCTCGACCAGGTGCACCGGCAGCCGCACGGTGCGCTCCTGCTGCGCGATGGCCCGGCTGATCGCCTGCCGGATCCACCACGTCGCGTAGGTGGAGAACTTGAACCCGCGCTCGTAGTCGAACTTCTCGACCGCGCGGACCAGACCGGTGTTGCCCTCCTGGATCAGGTCGAGCATCGGCATGCCGCTGCGCACGTACCGCCGGGCGATGGAGACGACGAGCCGCAGGTTCGCCTTGACGAACTGCTCCTTGGCCCGCTGCCCCTCGACGACCAGCCGGGTCAGCTCCGGCTTGGACGCGCCGCGCACCGTCTGTCCTGCTTCGAGCAGCTTGTCGGCATAGAGGCCCGCCTCGACCGACTTGGCCAGATCGACCTCACCGGCCGCGTCCAGCAACGGCGTCTTGGAAATCTCGTGCAGGTAGACACCGACGAGGTCGCGCTCCTCGGCGACTTCGTCTGTGCGGATACCCGTGTCGTTCGCCACGTTCGCCGTCCTCCCGTTGTGCTGAGCTGCCCGCTGTGCGCCCTGCCACTGCGTACAACGTCCTACCGACCGGGCTGATTCCGAGCTAGGGTGTATGGCCCATCACCGCAACCGGCTGCCCCCGCGGCCGATCCGGTAGTCTCCCGGTCCCTTCATGTAACCGTCCTCGCCTGCGGCCAAGCCTGGTAGAGACTGGGAGAAAGCTGAAAACCTCTCCGACGGCCCCGCCACGCCTTCCGGCGCACCAGACTGTTGCCAGGCTCGCCGACTCCCCGAGCATCGAGCCCACCCGCAACACTGGTTAGACGTCCGAGAGGGGCGCGCATGGCACACAGTGAGACGACGACCACTCCAACCGGTGACGGCACGGCGTTATTCCGCGCGGCCCGAGACTTCCTGCTGGCCCACCGCGAGGACTACGAGCAGGCCTACCGCGACTTCCACTGGCCGGCGCTGACCGGCTTCAACTGGGCCCGCGACTGGTTCGACGCGGTACTGGCGGCGGAACGGCCCGACCAGATCGCCCTGCGAGTCGTCGAGGAGGACGGCAGCGACACCGAACTCACCTTTGCCGACCTGAGCGAACGGTCCACCCAACTGGCCGCCTGGCTGGCCACCGAAGGGGTCGCCCGCAACGAGCGGGTCATCGTGATGCTCGGCAACCAGATCGAGCTGTGGGAGACGCTGCTGGCCCTGATGCGCCTCGGCGCGGTCGTCATCCCGGCGACCACCCTGCTCGGCCCCGCCGACCTGCGCGACCGGATACACCGCGGCGAGGCACGGCACGTGGTGGCCCGCGCCGCCGACGCGGCGAAGTTCGCCGACGTGCCTGGCTCCTACACCCGGATCGCGGTCGGCGAACCGGTCGAGGGCTGGCTGCGTTATGCCGACGCGTACGGGTTTCCCGGCAGCCCGCCGGAGCCGGAGACCGCCGCGACCGACCCGCTGCTGCTCTACTTCACCTCCGGTACCACCGCACAGCCGAAACTGGTCGAGCACACCCACCAGAGCTACCCGGTCGGGCACCTGTCGACGATGTACTGGCTGGGGCTGCAGCCCGGCGACGTGCACCTGAACATCTCCTCGCCGGGCTGGGCGAAACACGCCTGGAGCAACCTGTTCGCGCCGTGGAACGCCGGCGCGACCGTGCTGGTCTACAACTACCAGCGGTTCGACCCGGCAGCGCTGATGGGCGTGCTGCGCGACGCGGCGGTGACCACCTTCTGCGCCCCGCCCACCGTGTGGCGGATGCTCATCCAGGCCGACCTGTCCGCCGCCCGGCTGAGCCTGCGCGAGGTGGCGAGCGCCGGCGAGCCGCTCAACCCGGAGGTCATCGAGCAGGTCCGGCGCGGGTGGGGGCTCACCATCCGGGACGGGTACGGCCAGACCGAGACCACCTGCCAGATCGGCAACCCGCCGGGCGCGCCGCTCAAGCTGGGCTCGATGGGCCGGCCGCTGCCCGGCTACCGGATCATGCTGGTCGACCCGGCGACCGACGCGGTGGTGACCGACCCCGGGGTGGAGGGCGAGATCTGCATCGACCTGGACCATCGGCCGGTGGCGCTGATGACCGGGTACCGGGACGACCCGGAGCGCGGGGCGGAGGCGATGCGCGGGGCGCGCTACCACACCGGCGACGTGGCGAGCCGGGACGCCGACGGCTACCTGACCTACGTGGGGCGGGCCGACGACGTGTTCAAGGCGTCGGACTACAAGATCTCGCCGTTCGAGCTGGAGAGCGTGCTGCTGGAGCACCCGGCGGTGGCCGAGGCGGCGGTGGTGCCGGGCCCCGACCCGGTCCGCCTCGCCGTCCCCAAGGCGTACGTGGTGCTCGCCGCCGGGGCGGCGCCCGACGCGGCGACCGCGCGCGACATCCTGCGCTACGCCCGGGAGCACCTGGCGCCGTACAAGCGGGTACGGCGGCTGGAGTTCGCCGAGCTGCCGAAGACCATCTCGGGCAAGATCCGCCGGGTCGACCTGCGCCGGCGCGAGGAGCAGGTGCACGGCACCGGTGTCGACGCCGCGGTGCGCTCGCCGAACGAGTACTGGGAAGAGGACCTCACCGACAGCCCGTGACCGCGACTCCGGCGCCGGAGGACCCGGACCGGGCCGAGCCGGGCCTGGGCCGGGTCCAGGCCGAGCCGGGCCTGGGCCGGGTCCGGGCCGAGCCGAGCGTGGGCCGGGTCCGGGCCTGGGCCGGGTCCGGGAGACGTTCCTGGGCCGGGGTGCGGCACCAGCCGACCCTGCGGGCCCTCCCGGCGGTCGGCTGACACGAGCCGGCGCGAGGGCGGGTCAGCCGCCCGCGGTGGGGCCGGAGCCGGCCGCCAGGGCGGCGACGGTGATCGCGCCGTGGCCGCAGACCGGGCCGTACGACCAGCCGGCTCGCACCGACCCGGAAACGCCGGGCAGCGCGACCCGCAGCCCGTGCGGGGGCGGCTCGCAGTTGCCGGTCTGCGACTCGCCGCTGCCGGCCACCGCGCCCCAGCTGGCCGCGGCGTACATGCTGGCGTGCGCCTTGAGCGTCACGGTGCTCGGCCGCTTGGCGGTGTCGTGGGTGACCGAGGTGCTGATCTTGCCACCGGTCGCGGACACCAGCTGCAGGCCGACGTAGCCGGACGACTGACAGCTCGCACCGGTGTTGGTCAGGATGATCGAGGCATGGTGGGTGCCGGCGGCGGCACCGAGCGGCCGTACGGTCGCCTTCACCTGTCCGGGCCGGCACCGCTTCGACGCCGGTACCGCACCGCCACCGGAAGCCGCGGTCGAGCCGGCCCCGGAACCCTGACCGCCGGACGACGGGCCGCCCGAGCCGGTCTTCCCCGACGATCCGGACTTGCCGGACGATCCGGAGCCGGCCGAGACGTGCAGGCCGCCGCTCGGGGTGGGGCTGCCGGCGTGCGACGCGTGGCCGGCGGAGCCCTTGCCGGAACCGGACGCGTCGTCGTGCGACGAGCCGCACCCGGCCAGCAGCAGGGCCGCCACCGCGGCGGCACCGGCGGCGGCTGCGCGGCCGTTCGACCACCAGTGACGAGTACTCATCGGTGCCTCCTCGGCGGTGCCCGTACCGATGGGAAGTGCCCGTTGATCGTAGGTTCTGTGGTGATTTCGCGCAGCCCGCAAGACCGAATCGACGCCGACCCGGGATGCTTCGGCACGCGGCACGCGGCACGGTCGCGTCCGCAGCCGCCGGGCGGATGCCCCGCCCGGCGCCACCAGACCGCCGGCCGGGGACGGTCACCCCAGCGGGGCACCGGGCGGGTCGAGCGGGCCGGTCAGGTAGTGCTGGACGACCGGACCCACCCAGCGCACCAGGTCCTCCAGGTCGGCGGAGGCCAGCGGTTCGATCGCCAGTACGTGCCGGGCGAGGGCGAGGCCGACCAGGTGCGAGGCGGCCAGCGTGGCCCGCAGCGCCGCCCGGTCCCCGCCGGCGCCGGCCACCAGCGGGCCGAGGACCTCGGCACTGAGCGCCTCGCGCAGGGTGCGCGCCGCCTGGTCGTGGGAGAGCACCGAGGCGACCAACGCCCGTAACTGACGGTTGCTCGCCGGGTGTTGCCAGAGCCCGAGGTAGAGCCGGACCAGCCGGGCGCCGAGGTCGGCCCGGTCGCCGGCGGCGAGCAACCCGATCGCCTGCCGTACCTCGCCCGGCAGCTGCATCGCGGCCGCGAACAGGTCGTACTTGGTGCCGAAGTAGTGGTGCAGCAGTGCCGGGTCGACGTCGGCCGCGGCGGCGACGCGGCGCATCGTGGCGGCCGTGTACCCGTGCGCGGCGAACTGTTCGCGCGCCGCGTCCAGGATCTGCTCCCGGGTGCGCTGCTCCCCCGGCCGGCGCCCGACCGGGCGCCGGCGGCCGGTCGGGCGGTCGGTCATGCCCCGAGCCTAGCGAAAACTCATCGGCTGTTGAATTGCCCGCCGGTCGCGATTACCGTGCTGTACAGGGGATCCGACCGGGGTGCGCGTCGCCCCGGGTGCGCCGAGCAAGGCCGACCGCAGTCGCCGCCGGCCGGACAAGGACTGCGCGGATGCGGGCGATGGTGCTCAAGGAGTTCCTGGAACTCCGCCGGGACAAGCGGACGATGGCGATGATCATCGGGCTGCCGGTGTTGCTGCTGGTGATCTTCGGGTACGCGGCGAGCTTCCACGTCGACCGCCTCGACACCGACGTGTACGGGCCGAACGCCGCGCAGGTCGCCGGCCGGCTGCCCGCGCCGTACCACGTCGCCACGGTCGATCCCGGCGGCGATGCGAGCCGGGCACGGGCCCGGTTGCGCGACCGCCGGGCGGATGTCGTGGTGGTGGCCGGCTCCGCCGGCAACGTCGCGTACGTGGACGGCTCGAACCTGTTCGCCGCGCAGGCCGCGGTGGCCGCGGCCGGCCGCACCGCGGGGCTGCTGACCCCGCGGGTGCTGTTCAACCCGCGGCTCGAGACGTCCTGGGTGATGGTGCCGTCGCTGGTCGGGATGATCCTCGCGTTCGTCGGCACCATCGTCACCGCGATCGGGCTGGTCCGCGAGCGGCAGGCCGGCACGCTGGAGCAGCTCGCGGTGATGCCGTTCCGGCCGGCCGACGTGATCGCCGGCAAGATCGTGCCGTACTTCGCGCTCGCCGCGTTCGACATGGTGCTGGTGACCGTGCTCGGCTGCCTGCTGTTCGGGGTCCCGTTCGCCGGCAACGTCGCGGTGTTCGCCCTCGGCGCGGCGCTGTTCCTGTTCGTGGTGCTCGGCGTCGGCGTGCTGATCTCGACCGTGTCGCGCAACCAGGGGCAGGCGATGCAGCTCGCGCTGATGGTGATGCTGCCGCAGATCCTGCTGTCCGGGATGATCTTCCCGCTGGAGTCGATGGCCGCCGGGGTGCGCTGGATCGGCTACCTGCTGCCGCTGACCTGGTTCAACAAGATCGCCAACGGCGTGATGCTGCGGGACGCCTCGCTCGCCTCGCTGGCCCTGCCGCTGCTGGTCCTGACCGGCATGGCCGTGCTGGTCTTCGGCGCCGCCGTGCTCCGGTTCCGCCGCGACCTCGCGCCGGCGATGCCGGGCGCGCCGAGCGAGCAGGACGTGGCCGGCGAGGTGGCGGCGCGATGACCCCGGCCGGCCGCTCGGCGGGCGGTGCCGGTCCGGCCGCCGACGGCGCAGGCGGTGCCGGGGCGGCGGGTTCGGGCGCTCCCGCGGCGGCGGGTGCGGACTGGGGCGCCTACCGGCTCACCGTCGCCTACCGCGGGCGGCCGGCGCTGTCCGAGGTGACCTTCCCGGTACCGCGCGGAACGGTCACCGCCGTCGTGGGCGGCGACGGCGCGGGCAAGACGACGCTGCTGCGCGCGCTGGTGGGGGCGGTACGCCCGGCGGCCGGCCAGGTGCGCGCACCGGTGCCGGCCGAGTGCGGCTTCCTGGCCACCGGCGCGGCCGGGGTCTGGGCCGAGCTGACCGTCGCCGAGAACATCGCGTTCGTGGCCGCCGCGTACCGGCTGCACGGTGGCGAGCTGGCGCGGCGCCGCGACGAGTTGCTCGCCGCGGCGGGCCTGGCCGACGCGCGCCACCGGACGGCGGCGCGGCTGTCCGGCGGGATGCGGGCGAAGCTCGCGTTCTGCCTCGCGCTGCTGCACCGGCCGCGGCTGCTGGTCCTCGACGAACCGAGCACCGGCGTCGACCCGGTCAGCCGGATCGACCTGTGGCGGCTGATCTCGCGTACCGCCGCGGACGGTACCGCCGTCGCGATGGCCACCAGCTACCTGGACGAGGCCGAGCGCGCCGGCTCGGTCCTGGTGCTCGACGCCGGCCGACCGATCGCCGCCGGGACGCCGGACCAGGTCGTCGCGGCGGCACCCGGTACCGTCACCGCGCCGTTCGGGTCCGGGCCGCCGGCCGACCGGGCGGTCGGCTGGCGACGTGGCCGCCAGCGGCGCGGCTGGCATCCCGGCCCGCCGCGACCCGGCGACCGGCGCGTCCGCCCCGACCTGGAGGACGCGGTCATCGCGGCGACGCTGGCCGCCCGGTTCGATGCGCGGCCGACCGGAGCGAGACCGGCCCCGGCGCCGCCGGAGCGGTCCGCGCCCCCGACCCGTACCGAACGCTCGCCCGGCCCGGCGGATCGGCGGTACCGGATGAGTGCCCCGGTGCTGGTCGCGGCCCGGGCGGTGAGCAAGAACTACGGCCCGCTCGCCGCCGTGCGTGAGCTGTCGCTGTCGGTGTCGGCTGGCGAGATCGTCGGTTTGCTCGGCGCCAACGGTGCCGGGAAGACGACGCTGCTGAAGATGCTGCTCGGCCTCGTGGTGCCCAGTTCCGGGACGGTGAGCGTGTTCGGCCGCACGCCGTCCCGGGCGACCCGGGGCCGGCTCGGCTACGTACCCCAGGGGCTCGGCCTGTGGCCGACGCTGACGGTGCGGGAGAACCTGGCGTTCGCCGCGGCGGCGTTCCGGGCCGGCGCGGCACCCGTACCGACCGGCCCGCTCGCCGAGGTCGCCGACCGGCTGGTCGCCGACCTCGGCCTCGGGCTGCAGCGCCAGCTCGCGTTCGCGGCCGCCCTGCACCACCGTCTCGACCTGCTGGTACTGGACGAACCGACGTCCGGGGTGGACCCGCTGTCCCGGGCCCGGCTCTGGGACACGGTGCACGAGCAGGCCGAGTCCGGCGCCGGGGTGCTGGTCACCACGCACCACCTGCAGGAGGCGCAGGAGTGCGACCGGCTGGTGCTGCTGTCGGCCGGTCGCCTGGTCGCCGCCGGAACCGAGGACGAGATCGTCGCCGGTACCACCGCGTGCGAGGTGCTGAGCGGCGACTGGGCGGCCTCCTTCACCGCGCTGGAGGCGGCGCGGCTCGCCGTGACCCTCGCCGGTCGCCGGGTCCGGCTGGCCGACACCGATCCGGCGGACGTGCGCGCGGTCCTGGCGCGCGCCGGGATCCGAGCCGAGGTCCGGTCGGTGCCGGCGACGCTGGAGGAGACGATGATCCGCATCGACCGCGGTCCGCGGGGCTGAGCGCGTTCGGCACACCCCGCCCGGAGCCGCTGGCCCCCGCCGTGCGGGGCTGAACGCGTTCGGTGCACCCCCGCACGGAGTCGCTGGCCCCGCCGCGCGGGGCTGGGCCGGGTTCGGCGCACCCTACCCGGGGGCTTTCCCCGCCGCGCGGGACTGGGCCGGGTTGGGCACGGCGCTCGCGGCGGGCCGGTCGGTTCGCCGCCGGTCCGTCAGCCGCGACGGCGGTTGGCGGTGGCGCGGCGGGACGCGACCGCCTCGGCGGTGGCCTCCAGATTGCGCTTGGTGCGGGTGCGGTTCTTCGCCGCGACGCCGACGAACAGGCAGTCCACCACGGTCAGCTGGGCCAGCCGGCTCGCCATCGCGCCCGACCGGTAGGTGGTCTCGCGCGCCGCGGTGGTCAGCACCACGTCGGCCACCTCGGCGATCGGCGACCGGGGGTAGTTGGTCAGCGCGATCGTGGTGGCGCCCTGCCGGCGGGCCTGGCCGAGCACGTCGACGCAGTCGGTGGTGGTACCGGTGTGCGAGATGCCGAGCGCGACATCGCCCTTGCCCAGCAGCGCGGCGCTGGTCAGCGCGGTGTGCGTGTCCGGCCAGTAGAACGCGGTCCGGCCGATGCGGTGCAGCTTCTGCTGGAAGTCGGCGGCCACCGAGCCGCTCGCGCCGACGCCGAACACGTCGACTCGGCCGGCCGCGGACAGCACCGCCACCGCCTGCTCGCAGGCGGCGACGTCGAGCTGCTCGGCGGTCTCCTCGACCGCCCGCGCGTCGTTGAACGAGATGGTCGCGATGATCTGCGCCATGTCCGCGCCCGGCGGGATGTCGCCGCCGACCACCCGGGCGTCCGGCGGCTCGACCCGGCGGGCCGCCTCGGCCGCCAGCCGGATCCGCAGCTGCGGGTAGCCGCTCATGCCGACCGAGCGGCAGAACCGGATCACCGTCGCCTCGGACGTACCGGCGGCCGACGCCAGCTCGGTGATGGTCTGCCGCGCGGCGGCGGCCGGATCGGCGATCACCAGGCGGGCGACTCGCTGCTCGGCCGGCGACAGCGCCGGCAGCAGCCCGCTGACATGAACGATCAGGCCGCCGGGCGCGGCATCGTTGGCAGTCCTGGACACTGGCGAGGCACCTCGATCTCTCCGACGGCTCGGTCAGCCGGTGCTGGGACCAGTGTCGCAGTCGACGGTTGCGCTCCGACACCGATGCTGGTACACCTCGGCCGGCGCTCAGTAAAACTCATCGTCCGGGACCGGAGTACAGCAGGTAGCGACGACGCCGGGCGCGGAACGCCGACAATTCGCTCGACCAGGCATCTACCACCTCCGACGCGCTCGCGCCGTCGTCGATCATCGTCCGCAGCCGGGGCGAACCGGTCAGCTTGTCCACCCAGTACGGCCGGACCGGGTCGTAGTCGTCGTAGCGCCAGGCGAACCCGTCGTACTTCTTCGCCTCGACCAGCATGGTGACCGCGGTGGCGATGGGGTCGTACCGGGCGGCGTCGACGATCTGCACCTCGGTGCCGTTGCACAGGGTGTTGGCGTACTTGTTGAAGGTCGGGGTGAAGTAGGCCTCGCGGAAGCGCACGCCGGGCAGGTCGGCGGCGTTGAGCCGGTCGGTCCAGTGATAGTCGAGGTAGGGCGCGCCGATCAGCTCGAACGGCCGGGTCGTGCCGCGCCCCTCGGCGGCGTTGGTGCCCTCGAACATGCAGGTACCCGGGTAGACCAGGGCGGAGGTCTGGGTCGGCATGTTCGGGCTGGGCAGCACCCACGGCAGGTAGGTCAGGTCGGTGCCGAGCTGGTCGGTGCGCCAGTTGCTCACCCGCACCACGGACAGCTCGACCGGCCGGCCGGCGGCGGCCGGCAGGAACTCGCCGTTGTAGAACCGGGCCAGCTCGCCGGTGGTCATCCCGTGCTGCTGGACGATCTCCTTCTTGCCCACCCCGGACTCGTAGCCGGCCGTCATCATCGGGCCGAATGCCCTGCCGCCACAGGGATTCGGTCGATCCAGCACCACGTAGCGCAGGCCGAGCCGGGCCGCCGCCACCATCGAGTCGTACAACGTCCAGATGTAGGTGTAGAAGCGGGCCCCGACGTCCTGGATGTCGTAGACGACGGTGTCGATGCCGGCCTTGCGGAACATCGACGCCCAGTCGTCCTGGCTCGCCCCGTACGCGTCGTAGACGGTCAGGCCGGTGCGCGGGTCGGTGCTGGTGCCCTCGGAGCTGCCGGCCTGCGCCGAGCCGCGGAAGCCGTGCTCGGGCCCGAAGACCCCGACGATGTCGACGGTGCCACCGGCCACCATCAGGTCGACGGCATGCCGGTACGACGAGTCGACACCGGTCGGGTTGGAGACCATGCCGACCTTCCCGCCGGCGAGTGCCTTCCAGCCGTCGTCGATCAGGTTCTGCAGGCCGGTACGCACCTGCTTGTGCCCGCCCGGATGTGCCGCGGCCGGTGCGGCGCCGGCGCCCATCGTGGTGGCGCCGGCCGCCACCGTGCCGGCCGCCGCCGACAGCAACGCGCGTCGTCTCATCGACCCTCACCCACATTCCACCCGGCCGGCCCGATACCGACGCCGTTTCGGAAATTACAATCACGATGGGTACAGGTCAAGAAAATCGCTTTCAGCAACCAATGCGTGGACACGACCGGATCCCCGCGGCCGTCAGCCGGCCCCGGCCGTCGGACCCGCCCTCGGGCCCGGCCTCGTACCCGGGCGGCCGGCGAGACCGCGAAACCGGCGCAAGGCCGCGCCGCGGCGGCGATCCCGCCGATTTCGGCCCATCGGGCCGGTTGGCACGCAAAGATCTGTAGACATGATCGAGGTCAAGCGCGTGTACGACGAATCGGCCAGCACCGACGGCACCCGCGTGTTGGTCGACCGGCTCTGGCCGCGTGGCGTCGCGAAGGCGGACGCCGACTTCGAATGGGAGAAGGTGGTGGCTCCGTCCGATGCGCTGCGGATGTGGTACGCCCACATACCCGAACGATTCGAGGAGTTCAGCCGCCGCTACCGGGGTGAGCTGACCGACGCCGAGCGGTCGGCGGCCCTGGAACGGCTCTCCGGCATCGCCCGTAACGGCACGTTGACCCTGCTCACCGCCACCAAGGACCCGGAGCACAGCCAGGCCGCGGTGCTCCAGCAGGTCCTCGCCGAGCGGGTCTGACCGGGCCGCCGGACGGTCCGCGACCGGCCGACACGCACCTGGAGCTGGGCCGGCCGATCGCGGACGGCATAGGGTGTGCGATGTGACAGGACACCTCGTCTGGATCGACTGTGAAATGACCGGCCTCGACCTGCGCCGTGATGCGCTGATCGAGGTCGCGGTGCTCGTCACCGACTCCGAGCTGAACGTGCTCGGCGACGGTGTGGACATCGTGATCAAGGCCGACGACGCCCTGCTGGACTCGATGACCGAGGTCGTCCGGGACATGCACGCCAAGTCCGGGCTGACCGAGGAGGTCCGCGCGTCCAGCGTGTCGATGGCCGAGGCCGAGGATGCGGTGCTCGACTACATCCGCACCCACGTGCCGGACCGGCGCACCGCACCGCTGTGTGGGAACTCCATCGCCACCGACCGCGGCTTCCTCGCCCGGGACATGCCGCGGTTGGACGATTTCCTGCACTACCGGATGGTCGACGTCTCGTCGGTCAAGGAGCTGTGCCGCCGGTGGTACCCGCGGGCCTACTTCGGCCAGCCGCAGAAGGGGCTGGCGCACCGGGCGCTGGCCGACATCGAGGAGAGCATCCGGGAACTCGCGTACTACCGGAAGGCGATCTTCGTGCCACCGCCGGGACCGGACGTGGACACCGCGAAACAGATCGCAGCGTCGCTGTCCGCGAGCCCGGAAACGGACCCCGAAACCCCGTAGTCGGGTCGACCACAGCACCCGCTACTATGAACCGGCACGCCGATCCCGGCGTGCGATGGTGGCTGTAGCTCAGCTGGTAGAGCACCGGGTTGTGGTCCCGGGTGTCGTGGGTTCAAGTCCCATCAGTCACCCCACACGAGCGGCCTCGGTCCTGCGGGACCGGGGCCGTCGTCGTCCTCGCCGCCGGCCGGCGGCGGGCCGGGTCAGCGGCGCGGGGCGGAGAGCTTGACGACCGCGCCGAAGGCGCTCACCGCCACCCCGGCCAGCGTCGGCGCGGCGCCGACCGCGCCGCCGAGCATCCCGATCAGGACCGCACCGAGCACCGCGATGGCGCCGACCACCAGACAGCCGGCGGCCAGCCGGAACCGCCGGTTGGTGCCGCCGTCGTCCAGCGCCCGCCGGGGCGCCGGTGGCAGCAACTCCCCCGCGGCCGGCGGC from the Actinocatenispora thailandica genome contains:
- a CDS encoding MarR family winged helix-turn-helix transcriptional regulator, producing the protein MATGDELIGRILADGRRLQQAATRLRPSPMLDLNLTMQQLKVLIALARGASSGQALTEVLGVRLATVTGIVDRLAAQQLVSRREDPHDRRVRRVELTAAGRRLLDRLNEAGEFATRRLLERLDTDGLRTVAAAIRLLCEAAEDEAGRDETAAGHETTADPLRGRPS
- a CDS encoding sigma-70 family RNA polymerase sigma factor; this translates as MANDTGIRTDEVAEERDLVGVYLHEISKTPLLDAAGEVDLAKSVEAGLYADKLLEAGQTVRGASKPELTRLVVEGQRAKEQFVKANLRLVVSIARRYVRSGMPMLDLIQEGNTGLVRAVEKFDYERGFKFSTYATWWIRQAISRAIAQQERTVRLPVHLVEDVNRMRNMTRQLTRELGQEPEAEQLAKALGVSVERINELKRWSQDTVSLDTPVGDDGDTNLGDLVADTDSPSPEDLVLAGMERDRVDGLLGHLDDRSAGIVRARYGLDDGREHSLTEVAQRFSLSRERIRQLEIQALHRLRELAGSGGLDAA
- a CDS encoding AMP-binding protein; translation: MAHSETTTTPTGDGTALFRAARDFLLAHREDYEQAYRDFHWPALTGFNWARDWFDAVLAAERPDQIALRVVEEDGSDTELTFADLSERSTQLAAWLATEGVARNERVIVMLGNQIELWETLLALMRLGAVVIPATTLLGPADLRDRIHRGEARHVVARAADAAKFADVPGSYTRIAVGEPVEGWLRYADAYGFPGSPPEPETAATDPLLLYFTSGTTAQPKLVEHTHQSYPVGHLSTMYWLGLQPGDVHLNISSPGWAKHAWSNLFAPWNAGATVLVYNYQRFDPAALMGVLRDAAVTTFCAPPTVWRMLIQADLSAARLSLREVASAGEPLNPEVIEQVRRGWGLTIRDGYGQTETTCQIGNPPGAPLKLGSMGRPLPGYRIMLVDPATDAVVTDPGVEGEICIDLDHRPVALMTGYRDDPERGAEAMRGARYHTGDVASRDADGYLTYVGRADDVFKASDYKISPFELESVLLEHPAVAEAAVVPGPDPVRLAVPKAYVVLAAGAAPDAATARDILRYAREHLAPYKRVRRLEFAELPKTISGKIRRVDLRRREEQVHGTGVDAAVRSPNEYWEEDLTDSP
- a CDS encoding DUF4232 domain-containing protein, with amino-acid sequence MSTRHWWSNGRAAAAGAAAVAALLLAGCGSSHDDASGSGKGSAGHASHAGSPTPSGGLHVSAGSGSSGKSGSSGKTGSGGPSSGGQGSGAGSTAASGGGAVPASKRCRPGQVKATVRPLGAAAGTHHASIILTNTGASCQSSGYVGLQLVSATGGKISTSVTHDTAKRPSTVTLKAHASMYAAASWGAVAGSGESQTGNCEPPPHGLRVALPGVSGSVRAGWSYGPVCGHGAITVAALAAGSGPTAGG
- a CDS encoding TetR/AcrR family transcriptional regulator, which produces MTDRPTGRRRPVGRRPGEQRTREQILDAAREQFAAHGYTAATMRRVAAAADVDPALLHHYFGTKYDLFAAAMQLPGEVRQAIGLLAAGDRADLGARLVRLYLGLWQHPASNRQLRALVASVLSHDQAARTLREALSAEVLGPLVAGAGGDRAALRATLAASHLVGLALARHVLAIEPLASADLEDLVRWVGPVVQHYLTGPLDPPGAPLG
- a CDS encoding ABC transporter permease, whose translation is MRAMVLKEFLELRRDKRTMAMIIGLPVLLLVIFGYAASFHVDRLDTDVYGPNAAQVAGRLPAPYHVATVDPGGDASRARARLRDRRADVVVVAGSAGNVAYVDGSNLFAAQAAVAAAGRTAGLLTPRVLFNPRLETSWVMVPSLVGMILAFVGTIVTAIGLVRERQAGTLEQLAVMPFRPADVIAGKIVPYFALAAFDMVLVTVLGCLLFGVPFAGNVAVFALGAALFLFVVLGVGVLISTVSRNQGQAMQLALMVMLPQILLSGMIFPLESMAAGVRWIGYLLPLTWFNKIANGVMLRDASLASLALPLLVLTGMAVLVFGAAVLRFRRDLAPAMPGAPSEQDVAGEVAAR